The following coding sequences lie in one Lolium perenne isolate Kyuss_39 chromosome 2, Kyuss_2.0, whole genome shotgun sequence genomic window:
- the LOC127328615 gene encoding uncharacterized protein: protein MSSSGSPKDNSSMNVDNPYMNELKMHPKELSLKDGKVQVEDVRGPKGEGSLEARMEKMDQEVFMSKKMAERELDIIHKINDELVGEHKKEVGGLWDDIFSLHETTNKLQAQLYDVQNQNS, encoded by the exons atgtcttcttctggATCACCCAAGGACAACTCCTCCATGAACGTCGACAACccatacatgaacgagctgaagatgcatccTAAGGAGTTGTCGCTCAAGGATGGGAAGGTGCAAGTAGAAGATGTTCGTGGACCTAAAGGAGAAGGCAGTCTGGAGGCTAGGATGGAAAAGATGGATCAAGAAGTCTTTATGTCCAAGAAGATGGCAGAACGTGAATTGGACATCATTCACAAGATAAATGATGAACTCGTTGGCGAGCACAAGAAGGAAGTTGGAGGTCTTTGGGATGATATTTTCTCACTCCACGAGACCACCAACAAATTACAAGCTCAACTCTACGATGTgcaaaatcaaaact CATGA